From a single Gimesia fumaroli genomic region:
- a CDS encoding heavy metal translocating P-type ATPase: MEQKPTELIFKIQDMDCVEEVSILKRELSPLVGGEEHLFFDVLNRRMTVNPQAENISATAIMEAVSQTGMRAEIWDEKKKQDTTASFWSRQGRTLLTSLSGIMMGTAFLTHVYLTGSIGAALGAEEATNGFMPIPVRIQYLIAIITGIWFVLPKAWYAFKRLRPDMNLLMCIAVIGALCIDEWFEAAAVAFLFAFSQLLEAWSVGRARKAVAALMDLTPPIARVRDESGNETVVAPEEVTMGATFIIRPGEKIPLDGRIIKGQSEVNQAPITGESIPVVKQEDDEIFAGTINGDGLLEANCSKLAENTILAQIIRMVGEAQTRRAPSELWVEKFAKIYTPIVMAVALLMLLTLPTLLQISWHDSLYRALVLLVIACPCALVISTPVSIVAALASAARNGVLIKGGVFVETPSKLKALALDKTGTLTRGKPVVTKLVPLNGHTESELLERAAALEAHSNHPLAVAILDAAEERQIAFEPADSYQIIQGKGATALIKGREFWLGSHRYLEERKEETPEVHEQLEALSNAGQTVVVIGNETHVCGFIALADRVRETSEEVIRELHAAGVEQLVMLTGDNAGTAQAVAEEVGMDRVHSELLPEDKVSVIESLVEEYEFVAMVGDGVNDAPAMSRSSLGIAMGAAGSDVAIESADIALMTDDLMKIPWLIRHSHRTLKIIRQNIIFALSIKVLFMVLMVLNHASLWAAIAADMGASLLVIFNGLRLLQSKQLRD, translated from the coding sequence ATGGAACAGAAACCGACCGAACTGATCTTCAAGATTCAGGATATGGATTGTGTTGAAGAAGTCTCAATCTTGAAACGGGAGCTTTCCCCGCTGGTTGGCGGCGAGGAGCATTTGTTCTTTGACGTTCTGAACAGACGAATGACCGTCAATCCCCAAGCTGAAAATATCTCAGCCACTGCGATCATGGAAGCCGTCAGCCAGACAGGCATGCGCGCAGAAATCTGGGATGAGAAGAAAAAGCAGGATACAACAGCCTCATTCTGGTCTCGACAGGGGAGAACTCTGCTCACCAGCCTGAGTGGTATCATGATGGGGACCGCTTTTTTGACTCATGTCTACTTAACAGGCAGCATTGGTGCAGCTCTCGGTGCTGAAGAAGCAACGAACGGTTTCATGCCGATTCCAGTGCGGATACAGTATCTGATTGCCATCATCACGGGCATCTGGTTTGTACTTCCCAAAGCCTGGTATGCCTTCAAGCGTTTGCGTCCCGATATGAACCTGCTGATGTGCATCGCCGTCATCGGTGCACTCTGTATTGATGAGTGGTTCGAAGCAGCTGCCGTCGCGTTTCTATTCGCCTTCTCTCAACTACTGGAAGCGTGGAGTGTCGGCCGCGCCCGCAAGGCTGTCGCCGCACTGATGGATCTGACACCTCCGATTGCTCGCGTACGTGATGAAAGCGGGAACGAAACCGTGGTCGCTCCTGAGGAAGTCACAATGGGTGCCACTTTTATTATTCGCCCCGGCGAAAAGATTCCACTGGATGGCCGAATCATCAAAGGCCAAAGCGAAGTAAATCAGGCACCGATTACCGGAGAATCGATCCCAGTGGTCAAACAGGAAGACGATGAAATCTTCGCCGGTACAATCAACGGTGATGGACTCCTGGAAGCAAACTGTAGCAAGTTAGCCGAAAATACAATCCTGGCACAAATCATTCGCATGGTTGGTGAAGCACAAACCCGCCGTGCTCCCTCCGAATTGTGGGTCGAAAAATTCGCCAAAATTTATACACCCATCGTGATGGCCGTGGCGTTACTGATGCTGTTGACACTGCCCACCCTGTTACAGATCTCGTGGCATGATTCACTGTATCGCGCACTGGTGCTACTCGTCATCGCCTGCCCGTGTGCTCTGGTCATATCAACGCCGGTCAGCATTGTGGCCGCTTTAGCATCTGCTGCCCGGAATGGGGTACTGATTAAAGGGGGTGTCTTTGTCGAGACCCCTTCCAAATTGAAAGCACTGGCGTTAGATAAAACAGGCACACTTACGCGTGGGAAACCTGTTGTCACAAAACTTGTTCCTTTGAATGGCCACACGGAATCAGAGCTTCTGGAACGGGCGGCTGCTCTGGAAGCACACAGCAATCATCCCCTGGCGGTCGCCATTCTTGACGCGGCGGAGGAACGTCAGATAGCTTTTGAACCAGCAGACTCCTATCAGATCATTCAAGGGAAAGGTGCCACAGCGCTGATCAAGGGAAGGGAATTCTGGCTGGGCTCGCACCGTTATCTGGAAGAGCGTAAAGAAGAAACGCCCGAAGTCCATGAACAACTGGAAGCACTCTCTAACGCAGGGCAAACCGTAGTCGTAATCGGCAATGAAACGCATGTCTGCGGATTTATCGCACTGGCAGATCGCGTGCGTGAAACATCGGAAGAAGTGATTCGGGAATTGCACGCAGCAGGCGTTGAACAGCTGGTGATGCTGACCGGCGATAATGCGGGCACCGCACAGGCCGTGGCAGAAGAAGTCGGCATGGATCGGGTTCATTCTGAATTATTGCCGGAGGATAAAGTATCTGTCATCGAATCACTGGTGGAAGAATACGAGTTTGTTGCGATGGTCGGTGACGGTGTGAATGACGCACCGGCGATGAGTCGCTCCAGTCTGGGGATTGCGATGGGAGCCGCCGGCAGTGATGTCGCCATTGAATCGGCTGATATCGCATTAATGACCGACGATTTGATGAAAATCCCGTGGTTGATCAGGCACTCGCATCGTACCCTGAAGATCATTCGTCAGAATATCATCTTTGCCTTAAGTATCAAGGTCTTATTTATGGTTCTGATGGTATTGAACCATGCATCTTTGTGGGCAGCGATTGCAGCCGACATGGGAGCCTCGTTGCTGGTGATTTTTAACGGTCTACGACTGCTGCAGAGCAAGCAATTGCGTGATTGA
- a CDS encoding M24 family metallopeptidase has protein sequence MSKDYLAARQKKLISQLKRIGAEALLVTSETNVTYLTGFSGDSSYLLIGKSQTVLISDGRYTTQLEEECPGLDVYIRKATEPMTAALEKVLKKSHLPKLGFESHVVTCDLLDALSGLSPAVQWIPVSGLVEELRMIKDASEIQEIREAVSQAQRGYEVFRAMLTDEMTELQGAHELEHAMRRFGARQAAFDPIVAVGERAALPHAIPTQKQMGESPFLLVDWGAMTQKGYRSDLTRMIIHGRASAKLEKVYQTVLKAQVAAIKVIRPGVSCQEVDQTARTIIQKAGFGKQFTHSLGHGIGLDIHEGPRLGGNIAMELKPGMIVTVEPGIYLPGWGGVRIEDDVLVTRTGHDVLTSVPKDFESVIL, from the coding sequence ATGAGCAAGGACTATCTCGCTGCCCGGCAAAAGAAATTGATTTCACAGCTAAAACGGATTGGCGCAGAGGCACTGCTGGTAACCAGCGAAACGAATGTGACCTATCTGACTGGCTTCAGCGGCGATTCGAGTTATTTGCTCATCGGTAAAAGCCAGACTGTTTTAATCAGCGATGGTCGCTATACAACTCAGCTTGAAGAAGAATGTCCCGGCCTGGATGTTTATATCCGTAAGGCGACAGAGCCAATGACGGCGGCTCTCGAAAAAGTACTTAAAAAATCGCATCTTCCCAAGTTAGGGTTTGAAAGCCACGTCGTAACCTGTGATTTACTGGATGCATTAAGCGGTCTCTCGCCTGCCGTTCAGTGGATCCCTGTTTCCGGTCTGGTCGAAGAATTACGGATGATCAAAGACGCGTCCGAAATTCAGGAGATCCGCGAAGCGGTTTCTCAGGCACAGCGGGGCTATGAAGTGTTTCGTGCCATGCTGACCGACGAGATGACCGAACTTCAGGGAGCCCATGAACTGGAGCATGCGATGCGCCGTTTTGGAGCACGTCAGGCTGCCTTTGATCCGATTGTTGCTGTCGGGGAACGAGCCGCTCTGCCACATGCCATACCCACTCAGAAGCAGATGGGAGAATCGCCTTTTTTGTTGGTCGACTGGGGAGCCATGACACAGAAAGGCTATCGAAGTGATTTAACCCGCATGATTATCCACGGACGTGCTTCCGCCAAATTGGAAAAAGTTTACCAGACCGTTCTGAAGGCCCAGGTGGCAGCCATCAAAGTAATCCGTCCTGGCGTATCCTGTCAGGAAGTCGATCAAACCGCACGTACCATCATTCAAAAAGCGGGCTTTGGAAAACAGTTCACACACAGTCTGGGTCATGGGATCGGCCTGGATATTCATGAAGGGCCTCGATTGGGAGGGAACATTGCCATGGAATTAAAGCCAGGCATGATCGTGACGGTCGAACCCGGCATCTATCTACCCGGATGGGGCGGAGTCCGAATTGAAGATGATGTCTTAGTTACTCGAACCGGTCATGATGTTCTCACAAGTGTTCCAAAGGACTTTGAGTCTGTCATCTTATGA
- the accB gene encoding acetyl-CoA carboxylase biotin carboxyl carrier protein, with protein sequence MAKNEVPKGEPFDLDKLQTLFEMMEKHGLTEVNLKRGDETWKLRRGSQETISMVPAAMHHPVQHQQPVAPAPPVAPAAPQEAAAPVAESGPVIKSPTVGTFYASPSPDDPPFVSVGSKVGADTIVCIVEAMKVFNQIPAEMNGTISEILVKDGEAVEFGQPLFRITQG encoded by the coding sequence ATGGCAAAAAACGAGGTGCCGAAAGGTGAACCGTTCGATTTGGACAAACTTCAAACACTGTTTGAAATGATGGAGAAGCACGGACTGACGGAAGTCAATCTGAAGCGTGGTGACGAGACCTGGAAATTAAGACGTGGTTCACAGGAGACCATTTCGATGGTTCCCGCAGCGATGCATCATCCCGTTCAGCATCAGCAGCCTGTTGCACCAGCGCCCCCTGTTGCTCCCGCGGCTCCACAGGAAGCGGCGGCTCCGGTAGCGGAATCAGGGCCCGTGATCAAGAGCCCGACAGTAGGTACATTCTATGCTTCTCCCAGCCCGGATGATCCTCCATTCGTGAGTGTGGGTTCAAAAGTCGGCGCCGATACGATTGTCTGCATTGTGGAAGCAATGAAAGTTTTTAATCAGATTCCTGCTGAGATGAACGGGACAATTTCCGAGATTTTGGTGAAGGATGGTGAAGCGGTCGAATTTGGCCAACCGCTGTTCAGAATCACGCAAGGCTAA
- the accC gene encoding acetyl-CoA carboxylase biotin carboxylase subunit, with amino-acid sequence MFQRILVANRGEIALRVIRACREMGIETVAVFSEADRDAHYLSLADEAICIGPPAATDSYLMINRIISAAEIGNVQAIHPGYGFLAENAHFAEVCRSCNIEFIGPPHEAMAKLGDKVSAREIAKAANVHVSPGTEGLVTDETEALSVAKEIGYPVLIKATAGGGGKGMRVARNDISLKAGLKAAAAEAEAAFKNAGVYIEKYIENPRHVEVQIMADNHGNVVHLWERDCSLQRRHQKLVEESPAPNLPHSVREDICKAACRLIETAGYTNAGTVEFLVGPDNQFYFIEVNARIQVEHPVSELVTGIDLIKQQIKVAAGEKLDFKQKNIPCHGSAIELRINAEDPENDFRGSPGKITKLRVPAGLGVRFDSHIYEGYTVGPYYDSLIGKLIVHRPTREESLACMRRCLDEFVIEGIKTTIPLAKKIFNHSAFIEGKVDTTFIERTW; translated from the coding sequence ATGTTTCAAAGAATACTGGTAGCAAACCGAGGAGAGATCGCACTGCGGGTTATTCGCGCCTGTCGTGAAATGGGAATCGAAACCGTTGCGGTCTTCAGCGAAGCAGATCGGGATGCACACTATCTCTCGTTAGCTGATGAAGCCATTTGTATCGGACCACCGGCGGCAACAGACAGTTATCTGATGATCAATCGCATCATCAGTGCGGCTGAAATCGGTAACGTGCAGGCCATTCATCCCGGTTACGGATTTCTGGCTGAAAACGCGCACTTTGCAGAAGTCTGTCGCAGCTGCAATATTGAATTTATCGGCCCACCGCACGAAGCGATGGCTAAGCTGGGAGATAAGGTCTCCGCTCGCGAAATTGCGAAGGCAGCCAATGTGCATGTATCACCGGGAACCGAAGGTCTGGTAACCGATGAAACAGAAGCATTGAGCGTGGCGAAGGAAATCGGTTATCCGGTCCTAATTAAAGCGACAGCCGGTGGAGGTGGAAAAGGCATGCGGGTTGCCCGTAATGATATTTCCCTGAAAGCCGGCTTGAAAGCAGCTGCTGCAGAAGCAGAAGCCGCTTTCAAAAACGCTGGTGTTTACATCGAGAAATACATCGAAAATCCACGCCACGTCGAAGTCCAGATCATGGCCGACAACCATGGGAACGTGGTTCATCTCTGGGAGCGTGATTGCAGTCTGCAGCGGCGTCATCAAAAACTGGTGGAAGAGAGCCCGGCTCCCAATTTGCCACACTCAGTGCGCGAAGATATCTGTAAGGCCGCCTGCCGGCTTATCGAAACAGCCGGGTATACCAATGCCGGAACGGTTGAATTCCTGGTCGGGCCAGATAATCAGTTCTACTTTATCGAAGTCAATGCGCGAATTCAGGTCGAACATCCAGTGAGTGAACTGGTCACCGGCATCGATTTGATCAAACAGCAGATCAAAGTTGCTGCCGGGGAAAAACTGGATTTCAAACAGAAAAATATTCCCTGCCACGGTTCCGCGATTGAACTGCGGATCAATGCTGAGGATCCCGAAAATGATTTTCGTGGTTCACCCGGGAAAATTACAAAGCTGCGAGTTCCCGCTGGCCTGGGAGTCCGCTTTGATTCGCATATTTACGAGGGTTACACAGTGGGCCCTTATTATGATTCTCTGATTGGCAAACTCATCGTACATCGCCCCACTCGTGAAGAGTCGCTGGCGTGTATGAGGCGTTGTCTGGATGAATTCGTCATTGAAGGGATCAAAACTACAATCCCGCTGGCGAAAAAGATCTTTAATCACTCGGCATTCATCGAAGGTAAGGTCGATACCACATTTATCGAACGTACCTGGTAA
- a CDS encoding 6-phosphofructokinase, giving the protein MKVGILTGGGDCPGLNPVIRGAVRVICNAGGEVYGLLEGWRGAIEGNYIELTSENTDDIIFKGGTILGSSRTNPYKNAEEDVPRVIATLEHLGLDCLIAIGGDDTLGVANKLWNDHKLPVIGCPKTIDNDLSSTDVTFGFDSSINIVMEAVDRLRTTAESHRRVMVVETMGRHAGWIALFSGLATAADYTLVPEVEIDMDRMVEVLKRRREKGKKYGIVIVSEGAHFSEAEGVTTQDGEIDDFGHVKLGGIGETVAKLIEERTGFETRHVTLGHLQRGGSPSAYDRVLGTRCGVHAGWLALKHHFGYMVALRGTQVVPVALADAVGEMRALEPNFLEEAEVFLK; this is encoded by the coding sequence ATGAAAGTCGGTATTTTAACAGGCGGTGGGGATTGTCCCGGTTTGAACCCGGTAATCCGCGGTGCGGTACGTGTAATCTGTAATGCAGGCGGTGAAGTTTACGGTTTACTCGAAGGCTGGCGTGGTGCCATTGAAGGAAACTACATTGAACTGACTTCCGAAAACACAGATGACATCATCTTCAAGGGGGGGACCATCCTGGGTTCTTCACGCACAAATCCTTATAAGAATGCGGAAGAGGATGTTCCCAGAGTAATTGCAACACTTGAACATCTCGGCCTTGACTGTCTGATTGCTATCGGCGGAGACGATACACTGGGTGTTGCCAACAAGCTCTGGAATGATCATAAACTGCCTGTCATCGGCTGCCCGAAGACCATTGATAACGACCTCAGCTCGACAGATGTGACGTTCGGTTTTGATTCATCGATCAATATTGTCATGGAAGCGGTTGACCGTCTGCGTACGACTGCTGAGTCACATCGTCGCGTCATGGTTGTGGAAACAATGGGTCGACACGCTGGTTGGATTGCTTTGTTCTCCGGACTGGCAACAGCCGCCGACTACACGCTGGTACCGGAAGTCGAAATCGATATGGACCGGATGGTGGAAGTCTTAAAGCGACGGCGGGAAAAAGGCAAAAAATATGGCATCGTGATTGTCAGTGAAGGTGCACATTTCAGTGAAGCAGAAGGCGTCACCACACAGGATGGGGAAATCGATGATTTCGGTCACGTCAAACTCGGCGGCATCGGCGAAACCGTTGCCAAGTTAATCGAAGAACGAACTGGTTTCGAAACCCGACATGTGACACTCGGACACTTGCAGCGTGGTGGTTCACCCAGTGCTTATGACCGCGTGCTTGGAACACGATGTGGTGTTCACGCCGGTTGGCTGGCACTGAAACACCACTTTGGCTACATGGTAGCACTGCGGGGAACACAAGTGGTTCCTGTTGCTCTGGCAGATGCGGTCGGCGAAATGCGGGCACTGGAGCCCAACTTCCTTGAAGAAGCAGAAGTCTTTTTGAAGTAA
- a CDS encoding DUF1080 domain-containing protein gives MTSRRLIYIHTPIFLCLFCLAFFLSPPVSEAGEDGFKPIFDGKTLKNWDGDPRFWSVKDGAITGRTTKENPTKGNTFIIWRGGTPGDFELKLKYKIINGNSGIQYRSFSVPGADKWRVGGYQGDFEAGDTYSGILYGERFRGILGLRGQKTVIGKDHKPKVVGSVGDTNEIQQKIKKEDWNDYHIIARGNHFIHKINGVTTVDVTDEDVEQRREDGIIALQLHQGPPMVVQFRDIELKEFPKANKTSSTDGAKKKVVLIAGKKSHGYGAHEHRAGCILLADALNKSGLNMEATVVTEGWPKDSSILQDADSIVIYCDGGGRHPYNAHLDELNKLAENGVGMVNIHYGVEVPKGESGDAFLRWIGGYFEEWWSVNPHWTADYQSLPAHPISNGVEPFAINDEWYYHMRFQPEMKNVQPILTAIPPKETLKRPDGPHSGNPAVRKEIGQPQHMAWAYQRPDGGRGFGFTGGHFHWNWGHDDFRKLVLNAIAWTAHVEVPSQGIDSAPVTVELLEENQDYSKPDNFNPARIKAMLAEWNQ, from the coding sequence ATGACGTCACGGCGCTTGATCTACATTCATACCCCCATTTTTCTATGTTTATTCTGTCTGGCTTTCTTTTTAAGCCCTCCTGTTTCTGAAGCAGGCGAGGACGGGTTCAAGCCAATCTTCGATGGCAAGACCCTCAAAAACTGGGACGGCGATCCGCGTTTCTGGTCTGTCAAAGACGGAGCCATCACAGGCAGAACTACCAAAGAAAATCCGACCAAAGGTAATACATTTATTATCTGGCGTGGTGGAACTCCCGGCGATTTTGAATTGAAACTCAAATATAAAATCATCAATGGTAATTCAGGAATACAATACCGTAGCTTCTCGGTTCCCGGTGCCGACAAATGGCGTGTGGGTGGCTACCAAGGTGACTTTGAAGCCGGCGATACTTATTCGGGCATTCTCTACGGCGAACGCTTTCGTGGCATTTTGGGTTTACGCGGGCAGAAGACCGTTATTGGAAAAGACCATAAACCCAAAGTCGTTGGTTCTGTCGGCGACACTAATGAGATTCAGCAGAAAATCAAAAAAGAAGACTGGAACGACTACCATATTATCGCCCGCGGCAATCACTTCATTCATAAAATCAATGGCGTGACAACCGTTGACGTGACCGATGAAGATGTCGAACAGCGACGGGAAGATGGCATCATCGCACTGCAGCTTCATCAGGGGCCACCCATGGTCGTGCAGTTCCGCGATATTGAGTTGAAAGAATTCCCGAAAGCAAACAAAACTTCTTCGACCGACGGCGCTAAAAAAAAAGTCGTTCTGATTGCCGGTAAAAAAAGCCACGGTTATGGAGCACACGAGCATCGTGCCGGGTGCATCCTGTTGGCAGACGCGTTGAACAAGAGTGGTTTGAATATGGAAGCCACTGTTGTCACCGAAGGCTGGCCTAAAGACTCCAGCATCCTGCAGGATGCCGATTCGATCGTGATTTACTGCGATGGTGGTGGCCGTCACCCTTATAACGCCCATCTGGATGAGCTCAATAAGCTGGCCGAGAATGGCGTCGGCATGGTCAACATTCATTACGGCGTCGAAGTACCAAAAGGGGAATCGGGAGACGCATTTTTACGCTGGATTGGTGGCTACTTCGAAGAATGGTGGTCGGTGAATCCTCACTGGACCGCCGACTATCAGAGTCTGCCCGCTCATCCCATCTCCAACGGTGTTGAGCCGTTTGCCATCAATGATGAATGGTATTATCACATGCGGTTTCAGCCCGAGATGAAAAACGTGCAGCCGATTCTGACAGCGATTCCTCCCAAAGAAACACTTAAACGCCCTGATGGACCGCATAGCGGAAATCCCGCAGTACGTAAGGAAATTGGACAGCCCCAACACATGGCTTGGGCCTATCAGCGCCCCGATGGCGGGCGTGGCTTTGGTTTTACCGGCGGCCACTTTCATTGGAACTGGGGACACGATGATTTTCGCAAACTGGTTTTGAATGCGATTGCCTGGACGGCCCATGTCGAAGTCCCTTCTCAGGGTATCGACTCTGCTCCTGTGACTGTCGAGCTGCTCGAGGAAAACCAGGATTATTCTAAACCAGATAACTTTAATCCTGCACGCATCAAAGCGATGCTCGCTGAGTGGAATCAATAA
- a CDS encoding PVC-type heme-binding CxxCH protein, whose translation MKYRWLAIIPALFLNTTFNVATLSAQTEHDPNQAVPSLSVAPGLQATLFASEPKISSPSSMDVDSQGRVWICEVVNYRANLRGIPTRKEGDRILILEDTDADGKADKITVFYQGNEINGSQGICVLGNKVIVAASPNVFLFTDENNDGKADKKELLFKVAGGEHDHSAHTSIFGPDGKLYWNFGNTGKQVFDRDGKPILESDGRPVLDNGKPYWGGMVFRCNLDGSDFEVLGHNFRNNYEITVDSFGTLWQSDNDDDGNRGVRINYVMEYGNYGYLDQLTGARWKTPRTGMHEEIPLRHWHLRDPGVVPNLLQTGAGSPTGICVYEGSLLPKKYQGEIIHSDAGPNVVRAYPVEKEGAGYKAEIANIITSEKDKWFRPSDVCVAPDGSLFVADWYDPGVGGHRIGDQERGRIFRIAPPNTKYQFDKLDLSTIEGAIAGIKSPNLATRYLAWNKLHDLQEQAEPQLEVLYQTDNQRNRARALWLLAGIKGKSNQYVERAIKDENPDIRITGLRAGRRYKLDVIPYVKHLVKDPSPQVRRECAIALHHNQSSSAPELWVTLADQYDGKDRWYLEALGVGMDEQESKFMSAWLKQAGDNWDTPVGRDLLWRSKIPLAVPYLVKIIENPDTKLATLPRYFRALDFIPGKEKNTAVAELALMKEPGNKTRETYIIAEAISRMPANVVTQDKKYQHALAQVIDSSRGTPEFTKLVEKFKASDYYPELVALASQSGKSQAAVDAIRAALSLKQNALIRKSLQEKADTEKEQNQKLDLIWALGSAGHNGANAILLKIIKDNQEPLVDRREAVRAIAKTRSGAHALLDLAEKGSFAPQLKQTAAAAMSSTIMKDVKERAAKLFPAPPTKDNKPLPPINVLAGMKGDTLDGRVMFNTKGTCAKCHVVNGMGKEVGPNLSEIGKKLSREALFESILYPSAGISHNYESYTLILESGNVVNGLLVNKTDDAITIKDAEAISRTFKMDDVDEIIQQKISLMPADLQKVLTQEELVNIVEYLTTLKKAKKNEKASR comes from the coding sequence ATGAAGTATCGTTGGCTTGCGATTATTCCCGCCCTGTTTCTGAATACGACATTCAACGTCGCGACCCTGTCTGCACAGACTGAACATGACCCCAATCAGGCTGTCCCCAGTTTATCGGTGGCTCCCGGCCTGCAGGCAACACTGTTTGCGTCCGAACCCAAAATCAGCAGTCCCTCCAGTATGGACGTCGACTCACAAGGCCGCGTCTGGATCTGTGAAGTGGTCAATTACCGCGCCAATCTGCGTGGGATTCCGACCCGCAAAGAGGGTGACCGGATTCTGATTCTGGAAGATACAGACGCCGATGGAAAAGCCGATAAGATAACCGTCTTTTATCAGGGAAATGAAATCAACGGTTCACAGGGGATCTGTGTGTTGGGCAACAAAGTCATCGTTGCCGCTTCACCGAATGTGTTTCTCTTCACCGATGAAAACAATGATGGAAAAGCAGACAAGAAAGAGTTGCTGTTTAAAGTTGCTGGTGGCGAGCACGATCATTCCGCCCATACTTCGATTTTTGGTCCCGATGGAAAACTGTACTGGAACTTTGGGAATACTGGAAAACAGGTTTTTGACCGTGATGGCAAACCGATTCTTGAAAGTGACGGACGTCCCGTTTTGGATAATGGTAAACCTTACTGGGGCGGCATGGTCTTCCGATGTAATCTGGATGGCTCTGACTTCGAAGTGCTGGGACATAACTTCCGAAATAACTACGAAATCACCGTCGATTCTTTCGGCACCCTCTGGCAGTCAGATAACGACGATGACGGTAACCGTGGCGTCCGCATCAATTATGTGATGGAATACGGAAACTACGGCTATCTCGATCAACTGACGGGGGCGCGCTGGAAGACGCCGCGAACTGGCATGCATGAGGAAATTCCCCTGCGTCACTGGCACCTGCGTGATCCGGGAGTGGTTCCAAACCTGTTGCAGACAGGTGCGGGCTCACCAACGGGAATCTGTGTTTATGAAGGTTCTCTTCTGCCGAAAAAATATCAGGGCGAAATTATCCACTCCGATGCCGGACCGAATGTGGTCCGCGCGTATCCGGTTGAAAAAGAGGGCGCAGGCTACAAAGCCGAAATCGCCAACATCATCACCAGTGAAAAAGACAAATGGTTCCGCCCGTCCGATGTCTGTGTTGCCCCCGATGGGTCTCTGTTCGTTGCCGACTGGTATGATCCGGGCGTCGGCGGACACCGGATTGGAGATCAGGAACGGGGACGTATTTTCCGCATCGCACCTCCCAATACAAAATATCAATTTGACAAACTTGACCTGAGTACAATCGAAGGCGCGATTGCCGGAATCAAAAGCCCGAATCTGGCAACCCGCTATTTAGCCTGGAATAAATTGCACGATTTACAAGAGCAAGCAGAACCACAATTGGAAGTACTCTATCAGACTGACAACCAGAGGAACCGCGCTCGCGCCCTCTGGCTGTTGGCTGGTATAAAGGGTAAGTCAAACCAGTACGTCGAACGCGCGATCAAAGATGAGAATCCTGATATTCGCATCACCGGACTGCGCGCCGGCCGTCGTTATAAGCTGGACGTGATTCCCTATGTGAAACATTTGGTGAAAGATCCCTCACCGCAAGTGCGTCGTGAGTGTGCCATCGCACTGCATCACAATCAATCCTCGTCCGCACCCGAGCTCTGGGTTACCCTGGCTGATCAATATGATGGAAAAGATCGCTGGTATCTGGAAGCACTCGGAGTCGGCATGGATGAGCAGGAGTCAAAATTCATGTCAGCCTGGCTCAAGCAGGCAGGCGACAATTGGGATACTCCCGTTGGCCGCGATCTATTGTGGCGATCCAAGATTCCATTAGCTGTGCCTTATCTGGTTAAAATCATCGAGAACCCGGATACGAAATTAGCCACGTTACCTCGCTATTTCCGTGCATTGGACTTTATTCCAGGGAAAGAAAAAAATACAGCGGTTGCAGAATTGGCTCTCATGAAAGAACCTGGAAACAAAACCCGGGAGACCTACATCATCGCAGAAGCCATTTCCCGAATGCCTGCGAACGTTGTGACACAGGATAAAAAGTACCAGCATGCATTGGCACAAGTCATCGACAGCAGCCGGGGGACTCCCGAGTTCACGAAGCTGGTCGAAAAGTTTAAGGCGTCTGACTACTATCCCGAGTTGGTCGCGTTGGCCAGCCAGTCGGGTAAATCTCAGGCAGCCGTCGATGCAATTCGCGCGGCCTTGAGCCTGAAGCAGAATGCGTTGATCCGAAAATCGCTGCAGGAAAAAGCAGATACCGAAAAAGAACAGAATCAAAAGCTTGATCTGATCTGGGCTTTGGGAAGTGCCGGACATAATGGTGCTAATGCGATCCTGTTAAAAATCATCAAAGACAATCAGGAGCCGCTGGTCGATCGACGCGAAGCCGTCCGGGCGATTGCCAAGACTCGTTCCGGTGCACATGCGCTGCTTGATCTGGCAGAGAAAGGTTCTTTTGCCCCGCAATTAAAACAGACCGCTGCTGCAGCAATGTCTTCGACGATTATGAAAGATGTGAAAGAACGTGCGGCCAAACTATTCCCGGCACCTCCGACCAAAGACAATAAACCTCTGCCTCCGATCAATGTTTTAGCAGGGATGAAGGGAGATACACTGGATGGTCGGGTGATGTTCAATACCAAGGGTACTTGTGCCAAATGCCATGTCGTGAATGGCATGGGTAAAGAGGTCGGGCCGAATCTGTCTGAGATCGGTAAGAAGCTGAGCCGCGAAGCGCTGTTCGAATCAATCCTCTATCCCAGTGCCGGGATCAGCCACAACTATGAATCGTATACACTGATTCTGGAATCGGGAAACGTTGTGAATGGGCTCCTGGTTAATAAAACCGACGACGCCATCACGATCAAGGATGCGGAAGCGATCTCACGCACCTTCAAAATGGATGACGTAGATGAAATCATTCAACAAAAGATCTCCCTCATGCCTGCCGACCTGCAGAAAGTGCTGACTCAGGAAGAACTCGTCAACATCGTCGAGTACCTGACCACACTGAAGAAGGCCAAAAAGAACGAAAAGGCGAGCCGGTAA